CCGCGGCGTCTCGGGACGATGCCGGGGTCCGCAGTGAGGCGCCCCCGGCGAAGCCCGCCCCCAAGCCCAAGGTCTGGGTACGGCTCGTCGCCCTCGCGGCCGCGTTGTTCACCGCGTGGCATATTCTGGCGTCGTTCCTGTGGATCGCGCCGTACAGCGCCAACGCCCGCGAGATCGTGCCGGGCGGGCAGAGCACCCTCAGCTCCTACATGATCCCCTTCTTCGGCCAGTCGTGGAGCGTGTTCGCGCCCGAGCCGATCAACGGCGACTATCACTTCAACGTGCGGGCGACCCTCGCCGACGGCAGCGAGACGGGCTGGGTGAGCGCTACCGATGTCGAGCTGTCGATGATCCGATACAACCTCTTCCCGCCCAGGGCCGGCATTCAGTCGAGCGAGGTCGCTTCCAACTACAAGGGCGCCTACGACAAGCTGTACGCAAACCAGCGCACGGTCGTCGGCGGGGACTTCGTCGTCGAGAACTGGGAGGTCGGCCTGCAGGCCGCTCTCGAGAAGCAGCCGGATCCGCAGGCCGCGGACGGAGCGAACGCGCAAGCCGGCAACACCGCCGAGATCACGAAGCTGCTCGCCGAGGAGCACCGCACCACGGCCTACGCCACCCAGGTGGCTCGCGCGATCTGGGGCGACGACGTCGAGAAGGTGCAGTTCAGGGTGAGCCGCCAGAACATCGTGCCGTTCGCCGAGCGTCACAACCCGCAGGCGCAGCGCCCGGAGCCGACCGTCGTGCTGCCCGGCTGGCGGGCGCCGATCGTCGAAGAGGGACAGAACGACGGCAACTTCGCCGAGGTGTTCCGCGGTCAGTTCGAGAGGATCACGCGATGAGCAAGCAGCGTACGCGCACCCAGGCCGCACCCGGCGCCGAACGCGCGGGGTCGGCGGCGAACGACGCCGATCGCCTCGAGACCGTGAGATCGGGGGAGGGATCGGGATCCGGATCCGCTCAGGCCGGCACCCCGGTGGCGCGTTTCTTCTCGTTCATCGGCAGCATCATCGCGGCCGCCTGGCTCTCGTTCGCGAACACGATCGGCGACGCGCTCGCCTTCTTCGAGAACTGGCTGTTCAACGGCAAGAAAGCCCTCTACGGCATCGCCGTCACCCGCATCGTGTTCGGCGTCACCGCTTTCGGGCTGCTCGTCTCGAACTTCAGCACCCGCCTCTACACGTTCGGATCGGGGTCGGCCTGGAACGGCGAGATCGCCGAGCCGGTCAGCGACTTCCCGAAGATCTGGCTCTTCAGCGCGTTCCACGCGGTCGCGGCCAACGATGCGGCCTTCACGGTGCTCTACATCCTGCTCATCGTGCTGGCGGTGCTGTTCGCGCTCGGTTGGCGGTTCAGGATCGTGCTCCCCGTCTTCTTCATCGGGTGGATCAGCTTCATCGAGATGAACGACATGGTCGGCGATCAGGGCGACAACATGTTCCGCATCGCCATGATCCTCATGTTCTTCACCGATGCCGCCGCTCGCTGGTCGCTCGACGCTCGCCGCCGCGCGAAGCAGGAGTGGTTCGCCCCCGGATCCTCGCCGAATCTGATCGGCACCGCGCTGCACAACCTCGCCCTCATCGCGCTCACCGCCCAGGTCGCCTTCGTGTACGCCTCCGGCGCGCTCTACAAGGCGCAGGGCGCGCCGTGGGCCGAGGGGCGAGCGGTCTACGACCCGCTGCACACCGCCCGGTTCGGCACCTGGCCCGTGCTCAGCGACCTCATCACCGCGTGGGGACCGATGGTCGCGATCGGCACCTGGGGCTCGATCCTGCTGCAGGCCGCGTTCCTGCTCGCGCTGCTGTCGCGGCCGACCAGGCTCATCGCGCTCTTCGGCATCCTGGGGTTCCACGTGATGATCGGCGTGCTCATGGGGCTGCCCTGGTTCTCGCTGACCATGATCGCGATCGACTCGATCTTCATCCGTGATCGCAGCTGGGAGAGGCTCGACGCGGGCGTGCGGCGGAGATGGCGGGCCGCCATGGGCAAACCGGTCGCAGCGTAGCGCGCTGGTGGCTCGCCGCTGGTCGCTGGCAGCTCGCCGCTGGTCGCTGGTCGCTGGTCGCCCGTCGCTCGCCGCTGTTCTGCGGCTGCGCAGCCGTTCCGCCGCCAGCCGTCGTCCGATTCGCCCGTCGTCATCGGATCGGGGTCACTTTCGTGCGTGTCGCAGATTCGGGGTCGTTTTCGTGCGTGTCGCCGACCGCGACACGCACGAAACTGACCCCGAATCGACTGCGACCTCGGTTCGGCCTCCGGTCCCGGTTCGGCTTCGACCCCGAATCGGCTTCCGGCCGCGGTACGGCCCGGCCGGGCGCTGCTCGGCTACGCTGTGAACGACGAGAGTCCGACACGCGAGGAGCGAGCGCATGGGTGAACCACTGACCGAGGAGCAGATCCAGACGGTGCGGGAGGGCTACCCGGGCTCCACCGAGGGCGGTGCGACGATGCTCGCCCTCGGGGCGCTCGTGAACGGCGAGCCCCTTGCGGACGTGCAGATCACGATCCCGCTCGGCATGCTGAACCGGCACGGCCTCATCGCCGGGGCGACCGGTACGGGCAAGACGCGCACGCTGCAGGTGCTCGCCGAGCAGGTGGCGGCTCACGGTGTGCCGGTGTTCGCCGCGGATATCAAGGGCGACCTCTCGGGCATCGCGGTTGCGGGGGAGCCGAACGAGAAGCTCCTGGCCCGCACCGCCGGCATCGGGCAGGACTGGCAGCCCCGCGCCTCGCCGACCGAGTTCTTCACGCTCGGCGGTATGGGCATTGGCGTGCCGATCCGCACCACGATCGAGAAGTTCGGATCGGTGATGCTCGCCAAGGTGCTCGGGCTCAACCAGACGCAGGAGTCGAGCCTCGGCCTCATCTTCTACTACGCCCGCGAGCAGGGGCTGCCGCTCGTGGGCCTCGACGATCTGCAGGCGCTGCTGGCCTACCTCACGGGGGACGAGGGAAAGGCGGAGATCGCACGGATCGGCGGTCTTTCCCGGCAGACGGTCGGGGTGATCCAGCGCAACGTCATCGCGTTCGCGGCCGAGGGAGCCGGCGCCTTCTTCGGCGAGCCCGCCTTCGACACGGCCGATCTGCTGCGCACCGTCGTGGACGCCGACGGGACGGAGCGCGGGATCGTGAATCTGCTCGAGGTGCCGGGAGTGCAGGATCGGCCCGCGCTGTTCTCGACCTTCCTCATGTTCCTGCTCTCCGAGCTCTTCGAGACGCTGCCCGAGGTGGGGGATCAGGACAAGCCGAAACTCGTGTTCTTCTTCGACGAGGCGCATCTGCTCTTCGCCGACGCGTCGAAGGCGTTCCTGCAGCAGATCACGCAGACGGTGCGCCTCATCCGCTCCAAGGGAGTCGGGGTGTTCTTCGTCACTCAGACACCGAAGGACGTGCCGGGAGACGTGCTCGCTCAGCTCGGCTCGCGCGTGCAGCACGCGCTGCGGGCGCACACACCCGACGACGCGAAGGCCCTCAAGGCGACCGTCTCGACGTACCCGACGTCAGGGTACGAGCTCGCCGAGGTGCTGCAGTCGCTCGGCACGGGCGAGGCGGTCGTGACGGTGATGGGGGAGAAGGGTGCGCCGACTCCCGTGGCGTGGACGCGATTGCGCGCGCCGCAGGGAGCGATGGATCCCGCGCCGCCGGTGACCGTGCAGGCGACGGTGCTGGTGTCGCCGCTGCAGCCGAAGTACGGCGAGGCCGTGGACGAGCGGTCGGCCGAGGAGATTCTCGAGGAACGGGCGGCGGAGGCGGAGGCCGCCCGGGCCGAGGAGGAGGCCAGGATCGCGGCCGAGAAGGAGGCCGCAGCCGCAGCGAAGGAGGCCGAGAAGGCCGCCGCGGCTGCTGAGCGGAAGGCCGAGCGCGAGGCCGCCGCCGCGGCGCGGAAGCGCGAGCAGGAGGAGGCCAGGCGCGAGCGCGAGCGGGCCGCGGCTGCGAAGAAGGCCGCGGATCGGGTCGGGTCGGTGGTGACCTCGGGCGTGCGCACCGTGGTGAACCAGGTGCTGCGCAACCTCTTCAAGAAGTAGGTGATCTCGTCCCCTGAGCTTGCCGAAGGGGCGGACGTTTCGAGATGACGCGTACGGCCCTTCCGACGGCCCCGGAGGGGCGGCACGCGTCATCTCGATGCGGGATCGGGATCGCTCCCTGAGCCTGTTGCCGGGCGGTCCCGTAAATGTCCGAGGCTGCCGTTAGGCTCGCCGCATGGCGAAAACGATCAGCGCGTACGTGTGCACCGAGTGCGGATGGCAGACCTCGAAGTGGGTCGGGCGCTGCGGGGAGTGCCAGCAGTGGGGCACTGTCGAGGAGCGCGCGGCAGCGGGGGCCTCGCTCGCCCGCACGACTCGGGCCGTGGCACCGGGGGCGGGTCGCGAGGCGCGTCCCATCACGGAGCTGACGGGGGAGTCGGTGCAGCACCGGCAGACGGGCATCGGAGAGCTGGATCGGGTGCTCGGCGGCGGCGTCGTGCCGGGGGCGGCGATCCTGTTCTCGGGCGAACCCGGCGTGGGCAAGTCGACCCTGCTGCTCGATGCCGCGGCGCGGGCCGCCTCCTCGGGCGCCCGGGTGCTGTACGCGAGCGGCGAGGAGTCGACGGGGCAGATCCGCATGCGCGCCGAGCGCACGGGGGCGCTGCACGACACCCTCTTCCTCGCGGCCGAGACCGATCTCGCGACCGTGCTCGGTCATATCGAGGCGGTCGATCCCGCGCTCGTGATCGTCGATTCGGTGCAGACGCTCGCGAGCGGCGAGATCGACGGATCCGCGGGCGGCCCCGCGCAGGTGCGGGAGGTCGCGTCGGCGCTCATCAGGGTGGCGAAGGGACGGGGCACCCCGGTGATCCTCGTCGGGCACGTCACGAAGGACGGCTCGGTGGCGGGGCCGCGCCTGCTCGAGCACCTCGTCGACGTGGTCTGCCACTTCGAGGGCGACCGGCAGACCTCGCTTCGATTCCTGCGCACGCTCAAGAACCGCTTCGGGCCGACTGACGAGGTGGGCTGCTTCGAGATGCAGGATCGCGGTATCGCCGAGGTACCCGACCCGAGCGGGCTGTTCCTCAGCCGGTCGGCGGCCCCCGTGAGCGGCACCTGCGCCACCGTGGCCATGGAGGGGCGGAGGGCGTTGCCCGTGGAGGTGCAGGCACTCGTCGCGAAGAGCGCGACTCCCAACCCGCGACGCGTGACCAGCGGCGTCGACCCCTCTCGTGTGGCGATGATCCTCGCCGTGCTCGAGCGCAGGGTCGGCGCGCGGCTGCACGACCAGGACGTGTACGTGTCGACCGTCGGCGGGGTCAAGCTCGTCGAGCCGGCCGCCGACCTCGCGATCGCGCTCGCGGTTCTCTCCGCCATCACGGACCGGCCGCTGCCGCACGATCTCGCGGCCTTCGGCGAGATCAGCCTCGCCGGCGAGGTGCGACCCGTCGTGGCAGGCGGGCAGCGTGCGAGCGAGGGAGCCCGACTCGGTTACACCCGAGTGGTCGACGCGGCCGCCGAGACGCTCCAGAACGCCCGTAAGCAGGCCGGGTTGTGACGGAGGAACCGCTCGCGCGCTCCATCGGGTTCGACCGGGCTGCGGGGCGGCGGACGGCGGGGGCGCCGGCCCTCTCGGGGAGGGGTAGACTGGGCGACCGTGAGTAAGAACACGGTAGACGTCGTCCTCGTCGGCGGTGGCGTAATGAGCGCCACGCTTGGCACCCTGATCAAGCAGGTCCAGCCCGACTGGTCGATCGAGATCTTCGAATCCCGCTCCCAGGTTGCGACCGAGAGCAGCAACGCCTGGAACAACGCGGGCACCGGCCACGCCGCGCTCTGCGAGCTCAACTACATGCCTGAGGGCAAGGACGGCAGTCTTTCTGCGTCCAAGGCCATCGACATCAACGAGCAGTTCCAGCTGTCGCGGCAGTGGTGGTCGTCGCTCGTCAAGCAGGGCGTGCTGCGCAATCCCTCATCGTTCATCAATGCCACCCCGCACATGACCTTCGTGCGCGGCGAGGCGAACGTCGACTACCTTCGTCGGCGCTATGAGCTGCTGAAGAGCGAGCCCCTGTTCTCCGACATGGAGTTCAGCGAGGATCCCGCGCAGATCGCCGAGTGGGCGCCCCTGCTCGTCGACCGCCGCGCCAAGGACGAGGTCTTCGCGGCCACACGCTCAGAGAGCGGTACCGATGTCGACTTCGGCGCCGTCACCCGTCAGCTCATCGACCACCTCGTGACCGAGGGTGCCGGTCTGCACCTCGAGCAGCGCGTCTCCAAGCTGCGTCGTCAGGCCGACGGCACCTGGAACGTGCACGTCGAGAACCTCTCCGGCCACGGCCGCACCATCGTCAACGCCAAGTTCGTGTTCGTGGGCGCCGGCGGCGGTGCGCTGCCCCTGCTGCAGACCTCGGGCATCCCCGAGATCAAGGGCTTCGGCGGCTTCCCGATCAGCGGCAAGTTCCTCAAGTGCGACAACCCCGAGATCGTGAAGCAGCACCGCGCCAAGGTGTACGGCAAGGCCGCGGTGGGCGCACCCCCCATGTCGGTGCCCCACCTCGACACCCGCATCGTCGACGGCAAGGAGAGCCTGCTCTTCGGCCCCTACGCCGGGTTCAGCCCCAACTTCCTGAAGAAGGGCTCGTGGTGGGACCTGCCGGGATCCGTGCGCGCCCACAACCTCGGCCCCATGCTCAAGGTCGGCCTCACCGAGTTCTCGCTCGAGAAGTACCTCCTCGGCGAGGTGCTCGCGAGCCGCGAGAAGCAGATGGCGTCGCTGCGCGAGTACATGCCCACCGCCCGCACCGAGGACTGGGAGATGATCACCGCGGGCCAGCGCGTGCAGGTCATGAAGAAGGACCCCCAGAAGGGCGGCATCCTCCAGTTCGGCACCGAGGTCATCACGGGCGCCGAGGGCTCGATCGCGGGCCTGCTCGGCGCTTCGCCCGGTGCTTCGACCGCGGTGCACGCCATGGTCGGGGTGCTGCAGCGCTGCTTCCCCGAGCAGTTCGAGCAGCGCTGGAAGAGCGCCTTCAAGCAGCAGATCCCCGCGCTCGGCGAGGGGGTCAACGGTGATGCCGCGGCGGCAGCGGCGACGCTCGCCGAGACCGCAGAGGTGCTCGGCCTCGCGCCGGCGGCGCAGTCCGGGGTCGGGGCTTAACCGGCATCAGACCGCGGTCGGGTCCACCGACCTACTTGCACGGAGGGCGTCCGAGAGGGCGCCCTCTTCGCGTTCCAGGGGTCGGGCGTCTCGCCCCCGCGCCACCGAGCCGCTCCACCGAGCCGCGCCCAGGCGCCCCCGCCTTTACCTAGCCGCACCGATCGGCCTTCAAACACACCGAAACCCGCAATCCGGTGTGCTTGAAGGTCGATCGGTGCGCGGAGGTGTGGGGGAGAGCAGGAGGGGCGGCCGGCGCGGGGAAAGTTGCGGAAGGGGGAAAACGGCGGGCGCGGGGAAAGCGGCGGGCGCGGGGAAAGCGGCGGGCGCCGGGAAAATGGCGGGCGCCGGGAAAGCTGGGTCAGGATCAGCAGGCGAGCAGGCGTTCGAGGTAGTCGGCGGTGTCCTCCCAGCCCTCGACCTCGTGGCAGGCCACGCCGAGCGCCTTCACCGGGTAGTCGTTGCCGTCGGGATCGAGCCGGTCGCCCACGAACAGCATGTCGTCGAGCGCGATCCCCGTGTGCGCCTCGAGCTTGCGCATGCCGTAGGCCTTGTCGATCCCGCGCCGCGTGATGTCGACCGAGGTCGAGCCGCCGCTGCGCACCTCGAGCCCGGGCAGTCGATCCGCCACCGCCGCGCGCAGCGCGCTCTTCTTCGCTCCGTCGGGGTCCCACTCCTGCTTGGCGCTGACGGGGGCGCGCTGCCCGAGAGCGGAGAAGGTGACCTGCGATCCGCGATCCTCGAGGATCTCACCCCAGGGCTCGGCCTCCCACAGTCCCAGCCGCTCGGCTTCCTCGGTGAGCGCGGTGAGCGCGGCGTCGCGCTCCTCGGGGGAGAGGTTCTCGCGGTAGACGGTGACCCAGCGGCCGCCCTCGCGCCGTTCGTAGCGGGTGCCGCAGGTCGGCAGCAGGTGCAGGCGCTCGAGGGCGGCCTCGTCGACGTCCTCGAACGCGTCGAGCCGGTCGACCAGCTGCGTCTGGAACTGCTCGAAGTTGCCTCCCGAGATCACGGCGACGGCGGTGCGACCGAGCAACCGCGCGAACACGGCGAGCATGCGCGGGTCGACCGGGGATTTCGAGGGTGCCAGGGTGTCGTCGAGGTCGAATGCGATGAGGCGGGGCAGCTCGGTCATGGCCCCTATCCTTCCACGGCGTCGACAGCTACTAGGCTTGAAGCGTGACCAGACACTTCCTGCGAGACGACGACCTCACGCCCGCCGAGCAGCGACAGGTGCTCGACCTGGCGGCGCGCCTCAAGCGGGAGCCCTACTCGGAGCGCCCGCTCGCGGGCCCGCAGTCGGTGGCCGTGTTCTTCGACAAGACCTCGACGCGCACCCGTTTCAGCTTCGCCGCCGGCATCGCCGAACTGGGCGGTTCCCCCATCGTCGTCAACCCCGGCGAGGCGCAGCTGGGGGTCAAGGAATCGATCTCGGACACCGCGAAGGTGCTCTCGCGCATGGTGTCGATGATCGTGTGGCGCACCTACGCGCACTCGGGCCTCGAGGAGATGGCCGAGCACGCCACGGTGCCGGTGATCAACTCGCTCAGCGACGACTTCCACCCCTGCCAGATCCTCGCCGATCTGCAGACGATCCGCGAGCGGAAGGGCGAACTCGCCGGCCTCACCGCGACCTACGTGGGCGACGCCGCCAATAACATGGGGCACTCCTATCTGCTCGGCTTCGCGACCGCGGGGATCCACATCCGCGTCGCCGGCCCCGAGGGGTACCACCCGCGTGCGGACATCGTCGCCGACGCGAAGCGGATCGCCGCCGAGACCGGCGGCAGCGTGACGATCCTCACCGATCCCGTCGAGGCCGTGCGCGGTGCCGACGCCGTGATCACGGATACCTGGGTGTCGATGGGGCAGGAGGAGGAGAAGGCTGCGCGCATCGCGACCTTCGGCGCATTCCGGGTGAGCCCCGAGCTGATGGGTCACGCGGATCCCGACGCGGTCTTCCTGCACTGCCTGCCCGCCTACCGGGAGTACGAGGTCGCTCCCGAGGTGATCGACGGCCCGCAGAGCGTGGTGTGGGATGAGGCGGAGAACCGGGTGCACGCGCAGAAGGCCCTCATGGCCTGGCTGCTCGCGCAGGGGTAGGGCGCGGCGACCGGGGGCCGCCCATCGCAGGGCCCCGGAACCCGGCCGAAAGGTAAGCTGGTCGGGTGACTGAGGCGAACGAGAACACGCAGACCGAGACCGGCAATCGAGCGGCGGAGGCCGGAGCCCTCTGGGGCGGACGCTTCGCGAGCGGCCCGTCGCCCGCGCTCGCCGCGCTGAGCAAGTCGACCCAGTTCGACTGGGTGCTCGCCCAGTACGACATCCGCGGTTCGAAGGCGCACGCCTCCGCGCTCGCCGCAGCGGGGTACCTCAGCGCGCAGGAGCTCGAGGACATGCACGCCGCCCTCGACGAGCTCTCGGCGCGCGTGGCCGACGGCCGGGCCGTGCCCGCCGAGGACGACGAAGACGTGCACTCCGCACTCGAGCGCCTGCTCATCGAGATCACGGGCGTGCAGCTCGGCGGCAAGCTCCGCGCGGGCCGCAGCCGCAATGACCAGATCGCCACCCTCGTGCGCCTCTACCTGCTCGATCACGCCGCCGTCATCAAGGGCATGCTGCTCGACCTGCTCGACGCCATCGCCGAGCAGGCGGGGCGGCACCCCGAGGCGATCCTGCCCGGCCGCACGCATCTGCAGCACGCCCAGCCCGTGCTGCTCGCCCACCAGCTCGCCGCGCACGCGTGGCCGATCGTGCGCGATCTCGAGCGCCTGCGCGACTGGTCGCGGCGTGCGAGCTCCTCACCCTACGGTGGGGGAGCGCTCGCGGGATCCTCGCTCGGCCTCGATCCCCGACTCGTCGCCCGCGAGCTCGGCCTCGGCGATCCGCTCGAGAACTCCATCGACGGCACCGCGGCCCGCGACGTCGTCGCCGAGTTCGCCTTCATCTGCGCCCAGATCGGCATCGATCTCTCTCGCCTCAGCGAGGAGATCATCATCTGGAACACCAAGGAGTTCGGCTTCGTGCGCCTGCACGACGGCTACTCCACGGGCTCGAGCATCATGCCGCAGAAGAAGAACCCCGATATCGCCGAGCTGGCGCGCGGCAAGTCGGGCCGCCTCATCGGCAACATCACGGGGCTGCTCGCCACGCTCAAGGGCCTGCCGCTCGCCTACAACCGCGACCTGCAGGAGGACAAGGAGCCCGTCTTCGACTCGGTGCAGCAGCTGGAGGTGCTGCTGCCCGCGTTCACCGGCATGGTCGCGACGATGAGCTTCGACACCGCCCGCATGGCCGAGCTGGCGCCGCAGGGCTTCTCGCTCGCCACCGACGTCGCCGAGTGGCTGGTGAAGCAGGGGGTGATCTTCCGCGACGCGCACGAGATCTCGGGGGAGCTGGTGCGGTACTGCGAGGAGCGCGGGATCGAGCTGCACGAACCGAGCGATGACGAGCTGCTGAGCGTGTCCGAGCACCTGACGCCCGGCGTGCGCGACGTGCTCACGATCGAGGGATCGGTGAACTCGCGCACGGGTGCCGGTGGCACCGCTCGCGTGCGCGTCGACGAGCAGCTCGCCCGCCTGGCGGAACGGATAGCGGAGTTCCGCGCGGCGTAGTCCGCCAGCAGGATCGACGCAGCTATCGAATGGGGGATCGAATGCGCGCACGCAATGCACTGCTGACCGTCGCCGCGACCGTCGTGCTGGGACTCGGGCTCGCCGGCTGCGGAGGAGGGGCGGATCCGGAGCCCACCGAGAGCACCCCCACCGCGACGCCGGAGCCCGCGACCGAGGTCATCGAGGTCGCTCCGTTCACCGAGGACGGCACGACGGCCGATGGGTGGAGCGTCGATGACAGCACTCTCGCGGGCGGCTACGCGATCCCCGCAGACACCTGCCGCGCCTCCGAGCACGGAGCGGGCGAGAACACCATCGCCTGCGGCAGCACCGCAGACGCGCTCTCGGCCTGCTGGCTCACCGAGCAGCGCGATCGGATCGCGTGCCTCGATGAGGCCGAGCCGGAGGCGACGACCCTGCGGATGATCCAGCTGGACGGCACCGCACCGGCCCCGACCGAGGCCTCCGACGAGCCCGACCCGCTGTGGCTCGAGCTCGAGGACGGGTCGATGTTCGTCGCGGTGAACGGCGGGGCGTTCACGCCGCCGGACGGCTATCTGGTGGCCTACACCCGCCTGGACGGCGACGGTGAGCGCTTCGAGGAGCTGCTCGTGCCCGACGACGACTCGGCTCCCATCATCGATCGAGGTGAGGATCTCTGGACGGTCGCGGTGGGCGCCGACGGCGAGGGCGCGGAGAGCGTCACCACGAAGAGGGTGACCCGGGCCTGGGTGCTCGCCGGTCGCTCGCTGCCGGAGCCCGAAGCATCGGGGCCCGAGACGGCGAACGGGCGCTGGTGCGAGGCTCCGCAGAGCCACGAGGCCTACGGCTGCGTGACGATCGCCTACCCGGACTTCACGATCGAAGAAACGGGTGAGACCTGGCCCTTCACCGGCTTCTCGGCCGAGGGCGACGGCACCATCGCCCTCAGCGCAGAGGGCGCCCCGTTCGGCACCTACTACCCGGCGGGCACCCCGATTCCGGCCGAGAGCCTCATGGGGACCGCTGACGCCCCCGAGCAGGAGCGGATCTGGAGCAGTCAGAGCGGCATGATGCTGTTCCGCGAGTGACGCCGAGCCGCAGCATCCGCGGTACGATGTGAGGCGTGTCTGTAGCAGAAGAACGAGCCGAGATCCTGGCCGCCCAGCGCAACGACGACAGCTTCCCCACCCTGTGGGACGAGCTGCAGTGGCGCGGGCTGGTGCACGTATCGACCGACCCCGAGGCGCTGTCAGAGCTGCTCGAGGGTGAGCCGTTCACCTATTACTGCGGCTTCGACCCGACCGCTCCCAGCCTGCACCTGGGCAACCTCGTGCAGCTGCTGCTGCTGCGCCGACTGCAGCTCAAGGGGCACAAGCCGCTCGGTCTGGTCGGCGGATCCACCGGGCTGATCGGCGATCCGCGCCCCACCGCGGAGCGGACGCTCAACAGCCGCGACACCGTGGGCGAGTGGGTGACCCGTCTGCAGGCCCAGGTGTCGCGCTTCCTCTCGGCAGAGGGAGACAACGCCGTGCGGCTCGTCAACAACCTCGACTGGACGGCGCCGCTGAGCGCGATCGACTTCCTGCGCGAGATCGGCAAGCACTTCCGCGTCGGCACCATGCTCAAGAAGGACGCGGTCGCGGCGCGCCTCAACTCGGACGAGGGGATCAGCTACACCGAGTTCAGCTACCAGGTGCTGCAGGGCTTCGACTTCCTCGAGCTCTACCGCCAGTACGACTGCGTGCTGCAGTCGGGCGGCAGCGACCAGTGGGGCAACCTCACGAGCGGCACCGACCTCATCCGCAAGGTCGAGGGACGGTCTGCGCACGCGGTCGGCACCCCGCTCATCACGAACGCCGACGGCACGAAGTTCGGCAAGAGCGAGGGCAACGCGATCTGGCTCGACCCCGAGATGTGCTCGCCGTACACCTTCTACCAGTTCTGGCTCAACCAGGCCGACGCCGACGTGATCGACCGCCTGAAGGTGTTCACCTTCCTGTCGCGCGCCGAGATCGAGGACTACGAGCGCCAGGTCGCCGAGGAGCCCTTCAAGCGCGCCGCCCAGAAGCGGCTCGCGCTCGAGGTGACGACGCTGGTGCACGGAGCGGCGGCGGCCCAGGGCGCGATCGACGCATCGGAGGCGCTGTTCGGGCGCGGGGATCTCACCGCGCTCGATGAGGCGACGCTTCGGGGAGCGGTGTCGGAGCTGCCGCAGGCGGCGGGCTCCGCGGGGGCGTCGGTGGCGCAGCTCATGGTCGAGACCGGTCTCGTCAAGAGCCTGGGCGAGGCGCGTCGCGCGATCGCTCAGGGCGGTGTCTACGTGAACAATGCGGCGGTGGAATCCGAGGATCGCGCGCTCGAGGCGGCGGATCTGCTGCACGGGCGGTTCGCCGTGCTGCGCCGCGGCAAGAAGACCCTGGCGGGGATCGTCGCGGGTTGAGCACCGGAGCGCTCACTCGGCGAGACGGTCGCCGCGCCCGTACTCCTCTTTGACGATGCGCAGATTGGTCCAGGTGCGGATCGCGGTGATCTCGGGGCTCGCCCGCAGCTGATCGGAGAGGTCGAGCAACTGCTCGACGGAATCGGCGGAGAACGTGGCGATCAGTTCGTGGGCGCCGATGGTCACGGCGAGGAACTCGGGCTCGAGGCTGCGCACCCGTTCGAGCGCCGCCTGCAGTTCGCCGCGCACCTGGATGCCGACGCCGAGCGTCGGCACTCCGGGGGCGTTGCGGCGCACGGGGATGCCGACGACCTTGACCGCGTTGTGCTGCACGAGGCGCCTGAGGTGCAGGCGGGCCCCGCTCGGAGACACCCCGGCGGCCTCGGCCAGATCCAGGAACGAGGCGCGTCCGTCGAGCTGCAGGTGCCGCACGATCGCCCGGTCGACGGCGTCGAGGCGGAACCCGGCGCGGTCAGTGCGCAGCGGGGAGTAGAGGTTGATCTCGATGCTCTCGTACAGGTGCGTCTGCATCTCGCGCACCCCGGGGAGCCCGCGGATGCGGTCGAGGGTTTGCTGCAGATGCGGATCCGCCCGCACGCGGATCTCGGCGTCGAGCGGGGCGT
This DNA window, taken from Leucobacter tenebrionis, encodes the following:
- a CDS encoding DUF5819 family protein — protein: MPNTRTPEREDPVSAASRDDAGVRSEAPPAKPAPKPKVWVRLVALAAALFTAWHILASFLWIAPYSANAREIVPGGQSTLSSYMIPFFGQSWSVFAPEPINGDYHFNVRATLADGSETGWVSATDVELSMIRYNLFPPRAGIQSSEVASNYKGAYDKLYANQRTVVGGDFVVENWEVGLQAALEKQPDPQAADGANAQAGNTAEITKLLAEEHRTTAYATQVARAIWGDDVEKVQFRVSRQNIVPFAERHNPQAQRPEPTVVLPGWRAPIVEEGQNDGNFAEVFRGQFERITR
- a CDS encoding helicase HerA-like domain-containing protein, producing MGEPLTEEQIQTVREGYPGSTEGGATMLALGALVNGEPLADVQITIPLGMLNRHGLIAGATGTGKTRTLQVLAEQVAAHGVPVFAADIKGDLSGIAVAGEPNEKLLARTAGIGQDWQPRASPTEFFTLGGMGIGVPIRTTIEKFGSVMLAKVLGLNQTQESSLGLIFYYAREQGLPLVGLDDLQALLAYLTGDEGKAEIARIGGLSRQTVGVIQRNVIAFAAEGAGAFFGEPAFDTADLLRTVVDADGTERGIVNLLEVPGVQDRPALFSTFLMFLLSELFETLPEVGDQDKPKLVFFFDEAHLLFADASKAFLQQITQTVRLIRSKGVGVFFVTQTPKDVPGDVLAQLGSRVQHALRAHTPDDAKALKATVSTYPTSGYELAEVLQSLGTGEAVVTVMGEKGAPTPVAWTRLRAPQGAMDPAPPVTVQATVLVSPLQPKYGEAVDERSAEEILEERAAEAEAARAEEEARIAAEKEAAAAAKEAEKAAAAAERKAEREAAAAARKREQEEARRERERAAAAKKAADRVGSVVTSGVRTVVNQVLRNLFKK
- the radA gene encoding DNA repair protein RadA, which codes for MAKTISAYVCTECGWQTSKWVGRCGECQQWGTVEERAAAGASLARTTRAVAPGAGREARPITELTGESVQHRQTGIGELDRVLGGGVVPGAAILFSGEPGVGKSTLLLDAAARAASSGARVLYASGEESTGQIRMRAERTGALHDTLFLAAETDLATVLGHIEAVDPALVIVDSVQTLASGEIDGSAGGPAQVREVASALIRVAKGRGTPVILVGHVTKDGSVAGPRLLEHLVDVVCHFEGDRQTSLRFLRTLKNRFGPTDEVGCFEMQDRGIAEVPDPSGLFLSRSAAPVSGTCATVAMEGRRALPVEVQALVAKSATPNPRRVTSGVDPSRVAMILAVLERRVGARLHDQDVYVSTVGGVKLVEPAADLAIALAVLSAITDRPLPHDLAAFGEISLAGEVRPVVAGGQRASEGARLGYTRVVDAAAETLQNARKQAGL
- a CDS encoding HTTM domain-containing protein, which produces MSKQRTRTQAAPGAERAGSAANDADRLETVRSGEGSGSGSAQAGTPVARFFSFIGSIIAAAWLSFANTIGDALAFFENWLFNGKKALYGIAVTRIVFGVTAFGLLVSNFSTRLYTFGSGSAWNGEIAEPVSDFPKIWLFSAFHAVAANDAAFTVLYILLIVLAVLFALGWRFRIVLPVFFIGWISFIEMNDMVGDQGDNMFRIAMILMFFTDAAARWSLDARRRAKQEWFAPGSSPNLIGTALHNLALIALTAQVAFVYASGALYKAQGAPWAEGRAVYDPLHTARFGTWPVLSDLITAWGPMVAIGTWGSILLQAAFLLALLSRPTRLIALFGILGFHVMIGVLMGLPWFSLTMIAIDSIFIRDRSWERLDAGVRRRWRAAMGKPVAA